GTGGCGCAGATATTCTGCGAGATTGGCCCTGCCGTGCGCGAAAGGTGGCAGCAGCGCGCGGTGCGAAGCAGCATGATCGCGCAGGCGTTCGGCGACGCACGTGAGACTTTTCCGGCTGCTCTCATCCTCAGCGCGGGCCGCGGCGAACGACAGCATCGAAATGGCTTCGGAATATTCGTTGATCACCCGGTGATTGATCTCTTCGACGAGATGCAGCGAGCAGGGTGGGGCGGCTGCGTCAGAAGTCAGGCTATGAGCCAACATATCGCGGTCCTCCTTTGGTCGGAGGCGATTGGACTGGATGGTGAGGCCGACCGCAATTGAACCTAGGTGTGGCGTATACCAAAGTGTCGCGTCGGGTGTTGCGCTCAGTGAAGCGATGCGGCTGCGAGACCCAGACGCTCGCTCATCTTGACAAGCGCAGCGAAGGATTTTGCCTGCATCTTCTCCATCACTCGCCCGCGGTGGGCCTTCACCGTAATCTCACTGATTCCCAGTTCCCAGCCAACCTGCTTGTTGAGAAGGCCGGATACGACCAGCGCGAGAACCTGTCGCTCGCGAGGGCTGAGTGTGTCATATCTAGCCTGCAAAGCTGTCAGGCCGGCGCTTTCCTCAAGGGCGACCTGACTTTGAGCGAGAGCTCGCTCGACCGCTGGCAAAAGCGCCTCCTCGCCGAGCGGCTTGGTGAGAAATTCCGTAGCGCCCGCTTTCATGGCCCGCACGGTGGTGGGAATGTCGCCACATCCGGTAATGAAAATTATGGGCATTTGGGACTGACCATCGGCAATCTGCTCCTGAAGATCGAGTCCGTTGAGATCGGGTAATCCGATGTCAAGGATGAGGCACGAAGGCGTGGAAGGAAACCCCCGGGCAAGGAATGCCGCCGCGGTCTCAAAGCTTTCAACGGCCCAGCCCGCTGACTTCAGCAGTGCCTCGAGCCCCTCGCGGGTCGACACATCATCGTCCACAACGATCACCGTCGGCGCCATGTCCTGCATCGGATTCCATCCAGATCTGGTCGCAGTGCTGTAAACTAACATCGCGGTCTTCCTCTTACATCAGAAAATCAAGACTCCCGCCCCAAAGCTGAACGGATGGCCCCTACGATCGCGCTCTCGCTGAACGGCTTCACGAGGCAGGCAACCGCGCCGCTGTTCAACAGGTCGGACCACGCGCCATCGTCCGAGTGCGCCGTGATAAACACGATCGGAACCGCTCTTTTTTGCCGGATCAACTCCTGCTGAAGCTGTGGCCCCGTCATGCCGGGCATCGCCACATCGAGGACCAAGCATCCCAGCAAGTCGATCTCGGCATCCCTCAGAAATGCGTTGGCCGAAGCGAACGCCTGCACTCGAAAGCCGAAGGATCTGAGTAGATCGGGTAAGGATTCTCTAACGGATTCATCATCGTCCACGAGCGCGATTATCTTTTCGTCGGACATGAACGTTCCTTGTTATTGCCCCGCATACTCGCCCATCCACCGGCGGCTTCCGTCACCGAGCCGGTAAGCATCTGAATGCGATACGCCCGCATGGCGCTCTCCATTTGCGCCTCTTGCTTCCCGTCCCGCAGGGTGCGCCAATCTCGGCCGCGCGTCTATTGATACTTTGGTGTCAGTGAAGAGGAAAATGTATGTTTTACATGGTCGTAGGCGACATCCAAGATCCCGCTCGTCTTTCAGGGAGCGCAAACGCCGGAGATCCGGCCAACCCTCCATCATGTGGGGGAAGTGCCCCCGTCGCCTTGTTTCTGGACATTGTGGGCGCCGCGATGTTCCTCGCTGCAGGGGAGGCGTCGCTCGTCCCAGGCACGAACATCCCCGCTGAAGGCCGCACGACCAGTTGCTAGCCTTGCAATCGGGGACGTTGTCCTTCCGATCCGCTGTCGGTCCCGGTTTCGACCAACGTCGAGGGGGCATCATCAGGACGCGCGCAAGGAACCGAAAAACAAAAACTAGCACCAGGGCCCTCATTTAAGTCGACCCATAGCTTCCCACCGTGACGCTCGAGAATGGACTTGCTGACGGAGAGACCGATCCCCATGCCATGCGGCTTTGTCGTGTAAAAGGATGCGAAGACGCGGGATCGATCTTCTGCAGCAATGCCGCACCCCGTGTCGCGAACTGCGAGCTGTGCGTTACCGCGATCAGAGTTTACGGTCTCGATGACAATTTGACGCTGAAGGTTGTCGGCGACGTCGATTGCGTCTGCTGCATTCAGGATCAGGTTCAGGATAACCTGCTGCAACTGGATTCGGTCGCCAAGCACCTCTGGCAAACTTCTGTCCAAATTGATCCTGAGTGCGATCCTGCGTCGCTGCAAATCGTGATGGCAGATGGCTACTACCTCCTCGGTCGCGTCGTTGAGATTAAATGGTTCGGCCGTAAAGTCCTTTCTCGCGAACAGGCCTCGCAGTCGTTTCAATACCTCGGCGGCCCTGTTGCCGTCGCGGATCGTGCGATTTGCCGTATTCGCGGCGCCCTCGACGTCCGGCGGGTCAGCTGCGAGCAAACGCAGACAGGCGCTCGCATTGGTTATGATCCCGGACAAGGGCTGATTGACCTCATGTGCAATCGAGGCCGCCAGTTCACCAAGGCTCGATACGCGGGTGATGTGCGCAAGCTCGGATCGCAGGCTCTCGACCGAATTCTCGGCAAGCCGCCGGCGGGTCACATCTTGGGCGACCCCGTAACATTCGCGGCGTCCATCCTCATGCGTTACAACGCGATAAGATGTGCTGAGAAATTTGATCCGGCCGTCGGGCATCAGCAGCCGCTCTTCATTTTCCGGATACCCCTCGCCTCGGAACACCCGCGCAATTTTCTCGTCGACCATTGGGAGGTCATCGGGATGACAGTAAGAACGGAGATCGGGACGGACCAGCCCAAAATCGCTGGGAAATTCATATATCTGACGCATCTGTTCCGAGAAAATTACTTCGTCGGCATCAACGTCCCAGACGAACGAGCCGGTTTGGCTGATTCGTTCCGAGGTCGTGAGAAGATATTCGCTACGTCGTAGCTCTTCCTCCACGAGCTTCCTTTCGGTGATGTCCTGGATAGATCCGACGACCACGGGACTGTCGGGATTATCCGGAATGAAATGGGCAATCGCATGAAGATGCTTAATGGCCCCGCTTGGTGTCACGATCCTGAAAACTTCGTCAAACTCGCTGTTATTCGCCATCGAGCGCGCGAAACCGGCGTTGAAAACTCCCAGATCATCGGGATGTATTCGGTCGCGAAACGCGATAAATGTTGGCGGCTCGTCTCTCGGATGATCAAGAATGTTATAGAGTTCATCCGACCAGCGGTGGATATCCGCCTTTACATCAGTCGTAAAACTCCC
This sequence is a window from Sphingopyxis sp. USTB-05. Protein-coding genes within it:
- a CDS encoding response regulator transcription factor; this encodes MSDEKIIALVDDDESVRESLPDLLRSFGFRVQAFASANAFLRDAEIDLLGCLVLDVAMPGMTGPQLQQELIRQKRAVPIVFITAHSDDGAWSDLLNSGAVACLVKPFSESAIVGAIRSALGRES
- a CDS encoding PAS domain-containing sensor histidine kinase encodes the protein MSDKSQQGLLNHPQDEEHPLPSGLTPSALIDHMPGLAGVLAPDGSVLHLNRELREYFGRTQEELANWDSNGIIHPDDLPHLTAAFGAAIVAGKPYDIEQRMRRFDGEYRWLSNRGLPLHDEGGRLVGWQVLLTDIHDRREAEAALADRAKNLRLIIDTIPVLVWSARPDGAAEFFNQHYLDYVGRSPADLIEWQWIDHVHPDDFEAVLATWEACRSSGRSGQIEARLMRHDGIFRWFHFQSSPLHDEQGNVVQWYGVKTDIEDRKRAEQDLALREHKLREAHDHLSQAQRLSRTGSFTTDVKADIHRWSDELYNILDHPRDEPPTFIAFRDRIHPDDLGVFNAGFARSMANNSEFDEVFRIVTPSGAIKHLHAIAHFIPDNPDSPVVVGSIQDITERKLVEEELRRSEYLLTTSERISQTGSFVWDVDADEVIFSEQMRQIYEFPSDFGLVRPDLRSYCHPDDLPMVDEKIARVFRGEGYPENEERLLMPDGRIKFLSTSYRVVTHEDGRRECYGVAQDVTRRRLAENSVESLRSELAHITRVSSLGELAASIAHEVNQPLSGIITNASACLRLLAADPPDVEGAANTANRTIRDGNRAAEVLKRLRGLFARKDFTAEPFNLNDATEEVVAICHHDLQRRRIALRINLDRSLPEVLGDRIQLQQVILNLILNAADAIDVADNLQRQIVIETVNSDRGNAQLAVRDTGCGIAAEDRSRVFASFYTTKPHGMGIGLSVSKSILERHGGKLWVDLNEGPGASFCFSVPCARPDDAPSTLVETGTDSGSEGQRPRLQG
- a CDS encoding response regulator transcription factor; translated protein: MLVYSTATRSGWNPMQDMAPTVIVVDDDVSTREGLEALLKSAGWAVESFETAAAFLARGFPSTPSCLILDIGLPDLNGLDLQEQIADGQSQMPIIFITGCGDIPTTVRAMKAGATEFLTKPLGEEALLPAVERALAQSQVALEESAGLTALQARYDTLSPRERQVLALVVSGLLNKQVGWELGISEITVKAHRGRVMEKMQAKSFAALVKMSERLGLAAASLH